In the genome of Fusarium fujikuroi IMI 58289 draft genome, chromosome FFUJ_chr02, one region contains:
- a CDS encoding related to IVY1-phospholipid-binding protein: protein MASETTSRPASPTPSQLPPVPGSPVYSLASTANPLSQYNLPLPPPPRSSHAVLTKADLELSQQAYSDLVASAKGYRLALAALSTAASTFGSALEACARLKEARAEPIGPSGTNMTASFTTKGSCTADTLMSASGVHYLVANHQQILSETVYRSFEVPLLHDLDKWQTVIDDEEETYKQKIKAQSKEIKRLEKEGMKLHKQRRRDVGRFRAHLVELTTKLDGLTTLHADHARTLLRESQETSGRIVEASCSLVRAEVDIFEGLARKGWSGGGLDDLLEKGQDLFATEEDAANLGSGGSGDTPKLFSILPPKSILADTGSDPSRSHARGDSLLMDTERYQSLAALASDSRPGGGVMNDSDSVFSTDFNKPRNARPFSPQPIRRIPTDVTFDSLGGRAEGLENGEDDLNRSELLMPVVEADDAGTEEQQNGDGGHEKENGQEEETRGRSGSPSSVRKRANSQPLITDASSAAAWSGDEDKSPS, encoded by the coding sequence ATGGCCTCCGAAACAACATCGCGTCCAGCGTCGCCGACACCGTCACAGCTACCGCCCGTTCCGGGATCGCCAGTCTATTCTCTTGCGTCGACTGCAAATCCGCTATCTCAGTATAATCTGCCTTTGCCGCCGCCCCCACGATCATCACATGCTGTCCTTACAAAAGCCGACCTTGAGCTCTCTCAGCAAGCTTACTCCGACCTTGTCGCCTCCGCAAAAGGCTACCGACTGGCACTCGCCGCATTGTCAACCGCCGCATCGACATTTGGATCAGCACTTGAAGCATGCGCTAGGTTAAAGGAAGCTCGCGCCGAACCCATCGGTCCGTCTGGGACTAATATGACAGCAAGCTTTACAACCAAGGGTTCCTGCACAGCCGATACGCTTATGTCCGCCTCCGGAGTACACTACCTTGTTGCCAATCACCAACAGATCCTCTCTGAGACGGTATACCGATCCTTCGAAGTACCACTGCTCCATGATCTGGACAAGTGGCAGACAGTtattgacgatgaagaggagacgtataagcaaaagatcaaggcacaaagcaaagaaatcaAGCGACTGGAGAAAGAAGGAATGAAGCTGCATAAACAGAGGAGACGAGATGTTGGTCGATTTAGGGCACATTTAGTCGAGTTGACGACAAAACTGGATGGCTTAACGACGTTGCATGCCGATCATGCACGGACACTATTGAGGGAGAGTCAAGAGACAAGTGGAAGGATTGTCGAAGCAAGTTGCAGTCTTGTACGTGCAGAAGTGGACATATTTGAAGGTCTAGCGAGGAAAGGCTGGAGCGGAGGCGGCCtggatgatcttcttgaaaaGGGTCAAGACTTATTCGCAACGGAGGAAGATGCTGCGAACTTGGGAAGTGGCGGTAGCGGCGACACCCCCAAACTCTTCTCTATCCTCCCTCCTAAGAGCATACTGGCCGATACAGGATCAGATCCATCCAGAAGTCACGCTAGAGGGGATAGTCTTCTTATGGACACGGAACGGTATCAATCTCTAGCAGCACTGGCATCTGATTCTAGACCCGGTGGCGGCGTTATGAATGACAGTGACAGCGTCTTCTCAACTGACTTCAACAAACCCCGCAATGCAAGGCCGTTCTCACCACAGCCTATTCGTCGCATTCCAACAGACGTGACGTTTGATTCTCTAGGGGGTAGAGCAGAAGGGCTTGAAAACGGAGAAGACGATTTGAACAGGTCGGAGCTCCTGATGCCTGTTGTGGAAGCTGATGACGCAGGAACAGAAGAGCAACAGAATGGCGATGGTGGGCatgaaaaagaaaatggTCAAGAG
- a CDS encoding related to lysophospholipase — protein MSGKLPLVFPAASRHTATVIFVHGLGDTGHGWASAVENWRRREKLNEVKFILPHAPEIPITVNMGMRMPGWFDVKQLGGDVDSLVRNEDTEGIKRSQKYFHDLIQEEVNSGIPPERIVLGGFSQGGAMSLLAGLTCTSKLGGIVGLSSWLLLSKTFADLVKPTDANRQTPVMMFHGDADPIVPFQRGKLSADLLKELGYDVSFKTYPGMGHSACLEELDEVEAFLRKQLPPKN, from the exons ATGTCAGGAAAACTCCCTCTCGTCTTCCCTGCGGCATCCCGCCACACGGCTACCGTCATCTTCGTGCATGGCCTGGGTGACACTGGCCATGGCTGGGCAAGTGCTGTTGAGAACTGGCGCCGACGAGAGAAGCTCAATGAAGTCAAGTTCATTCTGCCTCATGCTCCAGAAATCCCTATCACTGTG AACATGGGAATGAGAATGCCTGGATGGTTTGACGTT AAACAACTCGGCGGAGATGTTGATAGCCTGGTCCGCAATGAGGATACAGAAGGCATTAAGCGAAGTCAAAAGTACTTCCATGATCTCATCCAAGAGGAGGTTAACTCTGGCATCCCCCCTGAGCGTATTGTTCTTGGAGGTTTCTCCCAGGGAGGCGCCATGTCACTCCTTGCTGGTCTCACCTGCACAAGCAAGCTGGGCGGTATCGTCGGCctttcatcatggcttctcctGTCCAAAACCTTTGCCGACCTTGTCAAGCCCACGGATGCCAACCGCCAGACTCCTGTGATGATGTTCCATGGAGATGCTGACCCTATTGTTCCTTTCCAGCGTGGAAAGCTGAGTGCCGATCTGCTTAAGGAGCTTGGCTACGATGTGTCATTTAAGACTTACCC TGGTATGGGCCACTCTGCTTGCctggaggagcttgatgaggttgaggcgTTCCTGAGAAAGCAATTGCCTCCCAAGAACTAA
- a CDS encoding probable COX16-required for the assembly of cytochrome oxidase — MNSIGMRYRTLMNKHPFLMFGLPFMAVIVAGSFVLTPATAVRYERYDRKVRQMTKDEELNVRRSARKVDMKEEYYRLAGKDLDDWEQKRVKRLPGENDGVL, encoded by the exons ATGAACAGCATCGGCATGCGGTACCGCACCCTCATGAACAAGCATCCCTTCCTCATGTTTGGCCTGCCTTTCATGGCCGTCATTGTTGCTGGTTCCTTCGTCCTGACGCCAGCCACTGCTGTCCGCTACGAACGCTACGACCGCAAGGTCCGCCAGAtgaccaaggatgaggaACTCAATGTGCGCCGGTCTGCAAGGAAGGTGGACATGAAGGAGGAGTACTAC AGACTTGCCGGcaaggaccttgatgatTGGGAGCAGAAGCGCGTGAAGAGACTTCCAGGTGAGAATGATGGCGTGTTGTAA
- a CDS encoding probable pre-mRNA-splicing factor 38A yields MSRNKDTVHADARRFLDERGSNVSVAPNGLNPATIMEKAVKDRIVDSYFYKEQCFALNEADIVDRVVEHVNFIGGTYGVTQKPSPFLCLAFKLLELSPSDAVLMEYLKYGGEAFKYLRALACFYFRLTRQAKDVYEMLEPFLEDRRKLRRRGRAGVVLTFMDEFVDELLTKERVCGTSLWKMPKREVLEDLEILEPRVSPLGDLEDLLEEEDEAEKDNGTREESGEISDRGDMEVDRDERRSQSRSRSRSRSQSNSRSRSP; encoded by the coding sequence ATGAGCAGAAATAAAGATACAGTTCACGCCGATGCGCGTCGTTTCCTCGATGAGCGTGGCTCCAACGTATCGGTCGCGCCAAACGGCCTCAATCCCGCGACTATTATGGAAAAAGCCGTCAAGGACCGCATCGTCGACTCATACTTTTACAAAGAGCAATGCTTTGCGCTCAACGAAGCGGATATTGTAGATCGCGTCGTCGAGCATGTTAATTTCATTGGTGGAACGTACGGCGTCACACAAAAGCCCAGTCCATTCTTGTGTCTTGCTTTCAAGCTACTTGAACTTTCGCCCAGCGATGCAGTGCTCATGGAATACCTGAAATATGGCGGAGAGGCTTTCAAATACCTGCGAGCGCTTGCGTGCTTCTACTTTCGACTCACAAGACAAGCGAAGGATGTGTACGAGATGCTGGAGCCGTTCCTCGAGGATAGGCGCAAACTTCGACGGAGAGGAAGGGCGGGCGTGGTGTTGACATTCATGGACGAATTTGTGGACGAGCTGTTGACAAAGGAGCGAGTATGCGGTACAAGTCTTTGGAAGATGCCAAAGCGAGAGGTTTTGGAAGATCTGGAAATTCTCGAGCCAAGGGTCAGTCCCCTGGGTGAccttgaggatcttctcgaggaagaggacgaagcAGAGAAAGATAACGGGACAAGAGAAGAATCTGGAGAGATTTCCGATAGAGGCGATATGGAAGTCGATCGCGATGAGAGGAGAAGTCAGAGTCGAAGCCGCAGTCGAAGTCGAAGTCAAAGTAACAGCCGAAGTCGCTCACCTTGA
- a CDS encoding related to glutamyl-tRNA(Gln) amidotransferase subunit A produces the protein MSASRVLQLAHKSSPFHIKSCPRVCVQPAIQWRSHSNYNHFVGPTKLASTDPNADFLPFMCKEVKPFTLAIKDNIVTSDFPTQCASAILSSHSSPFEATVVRQLRKRGATVVGKTNMDEFGMGSHSTNSVNGAVRNPLAKDDEVSAGGSSGGSAVAVRLGDADIALGTDTGGSIRLPAAYTGTVGYKPSYGMISRFGVVPYANSLDTVGFLSKDVKPIHYLIFETGMHNEHDSSDPTSLPAASRNRCASTIPSTLPELSRLNIGIPLEYNIDELDPSIRAAWVSAASALEAQGASLVPISLPSTKEALCAYYVLAPAEASSNLAKYDGVRYGKRGEGSDAVGETLYSDTRGEGFGEEVKRRILLGTYSLSSEAIDNYFIQAQKIRRMVQKDFDRVFRLDNPLYEPAQFDLSDMAEATGMEDKTGPVQVDFILSPTAPTFPPRLEDLKQQSSVDVYMNDVFTVPASLAGLPAVSVPAKVEGSQFPAGLQVIGQYWDDQRVLQLAERLKSLVA, from the exons ATGAGCGCGTCTCGTGTGCTGCAATTAGCCCATAAATCATCTCCATTTCACATCAAGTCTTGTCCGAGAGTTTGTGTACAACCTGCAATACAATGGCGTTCTCATAGTAACTACAACCACTTTGTTGGTCCCA CCAAGCTTGCCTCCACAGACCCGAATGCTGATTTCCTTCCTTTTATGTGTAAGGAAGTGAAGCCTTTTACTCTGGCTATCAAGGATAATATTGTAACCTCTGACTTCCCAACACAATGCGCCTCAGCcattctctcttctcactcCTCACCCTTCGAAGCTACTGTGGTTCGTCAACTGCGCAAACGCGGAGCAACAGTGGTTGGAAAGACCAACATGGATGAATTCGGTATGGGCTCCCATTCGACAAACTCAGTGAATGGCGCAGTGAGGAACCCCCTGGCCAAGGATGACGAAGTGTCAGCCGGCGGAAGCTCAGGTGGAAGCGCCGTTGCAGTACGACTAGGCGATGCCGATATCGCCCTAGGAACAGACACAGGTGGCTCAATTCGACTGCCCGCGGCATATACTGGAACAGTTGGCTACAAGCCTAGTTATGGCATGATTTCTCGGTTTGGCGTGGTTCCGTACGCAAACTCCCTGGATACAGTCGGCTTCTTGTCTAAGGATGTCAAGCCGATACATTACCTCATCTTCGAGACTGGCATGCACAACGAACATGACTCTTCGGATCCAACATCACTACCCGCCGCATCCCGAAACCGATGTGCTTCAACAATACCATCCACCCTTCCTGAGCTATCAAGACTAAATATCGGCATTCCTCTTGAATACAATATTGACGAGCTTGACCCTTCTATCCGCGCCGCTTGGGTTTCTGCTGCCTCTGCTCTCGAGGCTCAGGGCGCATCTCTAGTTCCCATCTCTCTTCCTTCCACAAAAGAAGCCCTGTGTGCTTACTATGTCCTCGCTCCCGCGGAAGCATCCTCGAATCTCGCCAAGTATGACGGTGTTCGCTACGGAAAGCGTGGTGAAGGTAGCGATGCAGTGGGTGAGACTCTCTACTCTGATACCCGTGGTGAGGGCTTCGGTGAAGAGGTCAAGCGACGAATCCTCCTCGGCACATACAGCCTCAGTTCTGAGGCAATAGACAATTACTTCATACAAGCCCAAAAGATTCGGCGGATGGTGCAGAAGGATTTTGATCGCGTATTCCGACTTGACAACCCCCTTTATGAGCCTGCGCAGTTTGACTTGAGTGACATGGCTGAGGCCACCGGAATGGAGGACAAAACCGGCCCTGTTCAAGTGGACTTCATCCTCTCTCCTACAGCGCCAACATTTCCCCCAAGACTGGAAGATCTCAAGCAGCAGAGCAGTGTAGACGTTTACATGAACGACGTCTTTACGGTTCCAGCAAGTTTGGCAGGTTTACCAGCTGTGAGTGTCCCAGCTAAGGTGGAGGGAAGTCAGTTTCCAGCAGGGTTGCAGGTCATCGGACAATACTGGGACGACCAGAGGGTGCTTCAACTGGCAGAAAGGTTAAAATCACTGGTGGCATGA